The Bacteroidota bacterium genome window below encodes:
- a CDS encoding UvrD-helicase domain-containing protein: MPLDLSILNEEQRKAVEEIEGPSIIIAGAGSGKTRVLTYKIAHLIESGVSPYEILALTFTNKAASEMKERIGKLVEINADKIWMGTFHSIFARILRFDGDKIGFDRNFTIYDSDDSANVVKQIMLNRNLSIENPTPKSIHSEISKQKNKLITPAVYASIAKSPFERRVEEIYPLYQETLQKNNAMDFDDLLMKPIELFMQNPDVLEKYQERFKFILVDEYQDTNRAQYMIVKMLAQKYKNVTIVGDDAQSIYKWRGAEIQNIFDFEEDFDDSNVFKLEQNYRSTKKILALADDVIKRNKKQFKKDIWTDNFDGEHITLLETMSDKDEAYKITRYITEEIYKQKYNFKDFVILYRTNAQSRIIEDSLRQNGIPYLIVGGIRFYQRKEIKDIIANLRIVVNPNDNESLLRVLNIKEGIGKTTIDKLTRIAEIEGKQLMDVLKNVEDYPEFGGKTKNLLVEVAKFSAKYKYLSEEMSLTELSKSIIDETGLMYKLRLENTLESDERLSNLQELISAIAQYDDNNEGATLEGFLQEVSLVADIDTLDDRKNAVTLMTIHAAKGLEYPVVFITGLEEGLFPSMNSISNLEDLEEERRLFYVAVTRAKTKLYLSFANMRYRFGTPQYQMKSKFIKEISEDIYNEHIKYEGVKIPHAKKSSSSTSSGYQRQSIAVKFDAQKAGYKKEEYFAQTTDDAFSDIKKGVVVSHSTFGKGTVLEVVGKGVDKKAEIYFDDIGLKKIVLKYAKMTVYNNE, from the coding sequence TCACCTTTACCAATAAAGCTGCCTCAGAAATGAAGGAGCGTATCGGCAAGCTTGTTGAAATCAATGCCGATAAGATATGGATGGGCACGTTCCACAGCATCTTTGCGCGCATACTCAGATTCGACGGAGATAAAATTGGTTTTGACCGGAACTTCACTATTTATGACTCAGATGACTCTGCAAACGTTGTTAAGCAGATAATGCTGAACAGAAACCTTTCTATTGAGAACCCGACTCCGAAGAGTATTCACTCGGAAATCAGCAAACAGAAGAATAAACTCATAACTCCGGCAGTATATGCATCGATAGCAAAGTCCCCTTTTGAAAGAAGAGTTGAAGAAATTTATCCTCTTTATCAGGAGACGCTGCAAAAAAATAATGCAATGGATTTTGATGACTTGCTGATGAAGCCTATAGAATTATTTATGCAGAATCCCGATGTGCTTGAAAAATATCAGGAGCGGTTCAAATTTATTTTAGTGGATGAGTATCAGGATACGAACCGCGCGCAGTACATGATCGTGAAAATGCTTGCGCAGAAATATAAGAATGTTACTATAGTTGGTGATGATGCGCAGTCAATTTATAAATGGCGCGGAGCTGAGATACAGAATATTTTTGACTTCGAAGAAGATTTTGATGACAGCAACGTTTTCAAGCTTGAACAGAACTACCGCTCAACCAAAAAAATTCTTGCGCTTGCAGATGATGTAATCAAAAGAAATAAAAAACAGTTCAAGAAAGATATATGGACAGATAATTTTGACGGCGAGCATATCACTCTGCTTGAAACAATGTCAGATAAAGATGAAGCATATAAAATTACGCGATATATCACCGAAGAAATTTATAAACAGAAATATAATTTTAAGGACTTTGTAATTTTATACAGGACAAATGCGCAATCAAGAATTATTGAAGATAGTTTAAGACAAAACGGCATTCCCTATTTAATCGTTGGCGGTATCCGTTTTTATCAGAGAAAAGAAATTAAAGATATAATTGCAAATTTAAGGATTGTTGTAAATCCAAATGATAATGAATCGCTTCTTCGTGTTCTCAATATCAAAGAAGGTATCGGCAAAACTACAATTGATAAGCTTACCAGAATTGCTGAAATCGAAGGCAAGCAGTTAATGGATGTGTTGAAAAATGTTGAAGATTATCCTGAATTCGGCGGCAAAACAAAAAATTTACTTGTTGAAGTTGCAAAGTTCTCCGCTAAGTATAAATATCTCAGCGAAGAAATGTCACTTACGGAATTATCAAAAAGTATAATTGATGAAACCGGATTGATGTATAAGCTGAGATTAGAAAATACACTGGAATCTGATGAACGGTTGAGCAACCTGCAGGAATTAATTTCAGCAATCGCTCAGTACGATGATAACAATGAAGGTGCAACACTGGAAGGATTTTTACAGGAAGTTTCGCTCGTTGCCGATATAGATACCCTCGATGACAGGAAGAATGCTGTAACTCTCATGACTATTCACGCAGCAAAGGGACTTGAGTATCCCGTTGTATTTATCACGGGACTTGAAGAAGGACTTTTCCCTTCGATGAATTCAATTTCAAATCTTGAAGATCTTGAAGAAGAGCGAAGATTATTTTACGTAGCAGTCACACGAGCAAAGACGAAGCTCTATCTTTCATTTGCAAATATGCGGTACCGCTTCGGCACTCCGCAGTACCAGATGAAGTCAAAATTCATAAAAGAAATTTCTGAAGATATTTACAATGAGCATATAAAGTATGAGGGAGTTAAAATTCCACATGCAAAAAAAAGTTCTTCATCCACTTCTTCCGGCTATCAGAGGCAAAGCATTGCAGTTAAGTTCGATGCGCAGAAAGCAGGATATAAAAAGGAAGAGTATTTTGCGCAGACTACTGATGATGCCTTTTCCGATATTAAAAAAGGCGTTGTTGTAAGTCACAGCACGTTCGGCAAAGGCACTGTGCTTGAAGTCGTTGGCAAAGGCGTAGATAAAAAGGCGGAAATATATTTTGATGATATCGGATTAAAAAAGATTGTACTGAAGTATGCTAAGATGACGGTTTACAATAATGAATAA
- a CDS encoding EVE domain-containing protein, with product MNWLLKSEPDVYSWDDLVKDKKAVWDGINNNAALKHMRDMKKGELCLIYHTGDERQAVGIAEITKTVYPDPKLDDPKRLVFDIKPKSKLKNPIGIADIKADSFFKDWLFVRIGRLSVVPVTDEQWERLMKMAGM from the coding sequence ATGAATTGGTTACTCAAAAGTGAGCCCGACGTTTACAGTTGGGACGACCTTGTAAAAGATAAAAAAGCTGTCTGGGACGGCATCAATAACAACGCTGCACTTAAACACATGCGCGATATGAAAAAAGGTGAGCTTTGTTTAATATATCATACAGGAGATGAACGCCAGGCAGTCGGTATTGCAGAAATAACTAAAACCGTTTATCCAGACCCTAAGCTTGATGATCCGAAGAGATTAGTATTCGATATTAAACCTAAGAGCAAACTTAAAAATCCCATAGGCATTGCCGATATAAAAGCAGATTCATTTTTCAAGGACTGGCTGTTCGTAAGAATAGGAAGACTCTCCGTCGTTCCCGTTACAGATGAGCAATGGGAGAGATTGATGAAGATGGCAGGAATGTAG